A window of the Danio aesculapii chromosome 10, fDanAes4.1, whole genome shotgun sequence genome harbors these coding sequences:
- the fam163ba gene encoding protein FAM163B — protein sequence MTAGTVVITGGILATVILLCIIAVLCYCRLQYYCCKKEESESEEEEPDFAVTSRMPPVHSNHNILAAAVPTATTPNGPALFTPPPARKLTRSQTYCPSCTHYDLPFYLQQPDGLRNGGERISYRGMHQQDLGLPTPLPVQLPTPIPTPLHSQLPTPLPNYHKLNLSRSVTMREMFTRSCSISTDV from the exons ATGACAGCCGGGACAGTGGTAATCACAGGTGGAATTCTAGCTACAGTAATCTTACTGTGCATTATCGCTGTACTGTGTTACTGTAGGCTGCAG TACTATTGCTGTAAGAAGGAGGAGTCGGAGTCAGAGGAGGAGGAGCCTGACTTCGCTGTCACGTCTCGAATGCCGCCAGTACATTCAAACCACAACATCCTGGCCGCCGCGGTTCCTACTGCAACCACCCCTAATGGCCCTGCCCTCTTCACCCCCCCGCCGGCACGAAAACTGACCCGCTCACAGACATACTGTCCATCCTGCACACATTACGACCTGCCGTTTTACCTGCAGCAGCCAGATGGCCTGCGAAATGGCGGTGAGCGCATTAGCTACCGCGGAATGCATCAACAGGATTTGGGTCTGCCCACTCCGCTGCCTGTCCAGTTGCCCACCCCTATACCCACCCCACTGCACAGCCAGCTGCCGACGCCACTACCCAACTACCACAAACTAAACCTCAGCCGCTCGGTCACCATGAGAGAGATGTTCACACGAAGCTGCAGCATTAGCACTGATGTGTAG